Within Coregonus clupeaformis isolate EN_2021a chromosome 20, ASM2061545v1, whole genome shotgun sequence, the genomic segment GTTGTCCTGCTGATCATGGGCTTCCTAGGGTGCTGTGGAGCCATGAAGGAGTCCAGGTGTATGCTGATGCTGGTGAGTCACCTTTGACCATTGAACATAAATATTCATAAATTGATTTAATACAAATACCAACTTGACTTTTACTCTGTTTATTTTTGAATTTACATACTGGTATGGAAAGATTCATTCAATATTTGTTCCTTTTTTTCTTCTCCTCCTTTTATTGATGATGATAAAGAACTGGAAAGAAACAAAATGGCGACAGACAAGCATACAGTGACCCATTTACCAAGCAAAAGGTAATGGGTCAAAACTATCACTATGACATTAGGTCAAAAGtctataaatatgtaattgtgtaccctaccggtcaaaagttttagaacacttactcattcaatggtttttctttatttttactattttctacattgtagaataatagtgaagacatcaaaactatgaaataacacatttggaataatgtagtaaccaacaaagtgttaaacaaatcaaaaatattttatatttgagattcttcaaatatccaccctttgccttgatgacagctttgcacactcttggcattctctcaaccagcttcacctggaatgattttccaacagtcttgaaggagttcccacatatgctgagcacttgttggctgcttttccttcactctgcagtcatcccaaaccatctcaatttggttgaggtcgggggattgtggaggccaggtcatctgatgcagcactccatcactctccttcttggtcaaatagcccttacacagcctggaggtgtgttgggtcattgtcctgttgaaaaacaaatgatagtcccactaagcccaaaccagatgggatggcgtatcgctgcagaatgctgtggtagccatgctggttaagtgtgccttgaattctaaataaatcacagacagcgtcatCAGCAAAGCgcacccacaccataacaaccTCCTTctccatactttacggtgggaaatacacatgcagagatcatccgttcacccacaccgccgCATCTCACAAagtcacggcggttggaaccaaaaaatctccaatttggactccagaccaaaggacaaatttccactggtctaatgtccattgctcgtgtttcttggcccaagcaagtctcttcttcttattggtgtcctttagtagtggtttatttgcagcaattcgaccatgaaggcttgattcacagtctcctctgaacagttgatgttgatgtctgttacttgaactctgtgaagcatttatttgggctgcaatttctgaggctggtaacgctaattaacttatcctctgaagcagaggtaactctcggtcttccattcctgtggcggtcctcatgtgagccagtttcataatagcgcttgatggtttttgcgactgcacttgaagaaactttcaaagttctagaAATGTTcagaattgactgaccttcatgtcttaaagtcatgatggactgtcatttctctttgcttatttgagctgttcttgccataatctggacttggtcttttaccaaatagggctatcttgaCCTTTGACATAATGTCATAGTGATAGTTTTGACCCATTATCTTTTGCTTGGTAATTGGTCACTGTATGCTTGCCTGTCGCCATTTTTATTCTTGCCAGTTATTTATCATCCTGATCACAAAATGATGTTGTATGTTGATAGCCAATACAATTATATTTATAGAATTTTGACCTTTGACCTGATGTCATATTGGTCATAGTTTTGACcccttttaaaaatgtttttaaatcaAACCCTTAACCATTGTATGCTTGTCTGTTCCTTTCCAGTTCTTTATCATCATCCTGATCATATTCATTGCAGAGGTGGCTGGGTGCATTCTGGTCCTAGTCTTCCAACCACTGGTAGGTAGCTATTAacacgggccctggtcaaaagcagtgcactaattAGTAAATAGGGTGAACGTTTGAAACTTTATTTGGCTATGCTGGTGGTGGTTTTGTTCATGTTGGCAGATGAAAACAGTTTTTATACAGTTATAAATCACATTGCCTAATGTTGGGACAGTAAAGCTTTTATGAATTTGTGGAAatgagtttgtgttctgtttgtatGTTTTAGGCTAAGGAAATTCTTGAGGACCTTAGTGAGAAGGTTGTTGCCAGCATTAAAAACGACTATGGGAATGATGGGAGCCTGACTTCACTATGGAATGGCACCATGGAACAGGTAtacttcattcattcattcatactACTATATTAAGTAGTGAATTTATTGCCACTATGCCAGTGGATGTTATTAGCTCACATTTGTATACTCAAGAAATACATATGTTCTTATACAGATTATTTACAGGTTTCAGAGAAGGCAGTGGTGCTTTGCTAAGCTAGTTGCTTACTGTGTTCTGTAGATGCTACCATGTAATAATGATTTGTCTCTGTGCTTCCCTCCTAGTTCAAGTGCTGTGGATTCCGCAATTACACAGACTTCGATGGATCTCCCTTTCAAGGGAACCCAATTATCTCTGTTTACCCACTCACATGTTGCAAGAACACTGCCACTTGCATGGAACCAGCTGCGGAGTCTTCGGTACAGATATCTAGTAATACAGTACAGGGTCATCCTATGTGCTTTGTTTAGATCAGGAGTGTTTCCTTACACTGGTACCTGACCAGGTAAAACTCTGGGTCCTTGGACTTGACCATTCTTGGTGGGGTCACGAAAAACTCCTTCCCCTGGCTAGGTTTGACATTTAAtagcctgtgtttgtgtgtttttaatCAATGAATCCCCTATCTACATCTAATTGTAATACTGTAGTACTGTTTCTTCCCCAGGAAGTCATTGGCTGCTTTAATATGTTGCTGAACCTGATCGAGGACAACGCTGTCATCATTGGAGCTGTGGGACTGGGCATCGCTGCTCTTGAGGTACAGTACCTGTTACAATACTATCTGCATCCCAAATACCATCCTatagcatcctattccctacatacagtgccttcggaaagtattcagaccccttgactttttccacattttgttacgttacagccttattctaaaatggatttttttttaatcccccctcatcaatctacacacaataccccataatgacaaagccaaaacaggtttttagaaatgtttgctaaattattattatttttaaacggATAACATATTTACATCATTAttcaaccctttactcagtactttgttgaagcacctttggcagcgattacagcatagagtattcttgggtatgacgctacaagcttggcacacctgtatttggggagtttctcccattcttctttgcagatcctctcaaactctatcaggttagatggggagcgttgctgcacagctatttgcaggtctctccagagatgttcgatcgggttcaagtccgggctctggctgggccactcaaggacattcagagacttgtcccaaagctactcctgcgttgtcttggctgtgtgcttagggtgaaccttcgcccaagtctgaggtcctgagcgctctggagcaggttttcatcaaggatctctctgtactttgctccgttcatctttgtctcgatcctgactagtctcccagtccctgccgctgaaaaaacatccccacagcatgatgctgccaccaccatgcttcaccgtagggatggtgccaggtttcctccagacgtgacgcttggcattcaggccaaagagttcaatcttggtttcatcagaccagagaatcttgtttctcatggtctgagagtcgtttaggtgccttttggcaaactccaagtgggctgtcgtgccttttactgaggagtggcttccgtctggtcactctctaccataaaggcctgattggtggagtgctgcagagatggttgtccttctggaaggttctcccatctccacagaggaactgtagagctctgtcagtgaccatcgggttcttggtcactgccctgaccaaggcccttctcccccgattcctcagtttggccgggcggccagctctaggaagagtcttggtggttccaaacttcttccatttaagaataatggaggccactgtgttcttggggatcttcaatgctgcagacattttttggtaccctttcccagatctgtgcctcgacacaatcctgtctctgagctctacggacaattccttcgacctcatggcttggtttttgctctgacatgcactgtcaactgtgggaccttatatagacaggtgggtgcctttccaaatcatgtccaatcaattgaatttaccataggtggacgccaatcaagttgtagaaacatttcaaggatgattaatggaaacaggatgcacctgagctcaatttcgagcaaagggtctgaatacttatgtaaataagatatttctgttttttatttttaatacatttgcaaacatttctaaaaaatctgttttcgctttgttattatggggtattgtgtttagattgctgagattttatttaatcaattttagaataatgtggaaaaagtcaaggggtctgaatactttcgaaggcactgtagttcacaacgtttgaccagagccctatgggccctgttcatgagtagtgcactataaaggtaaTAGAATGCCATTTGGGCCCTAGTCAACAGTAGtagtgccatttggaacgtaacTATTATATTGTGTTAACACTTGTGACCTGTCATCGTTTCAGATTGCTGCCATGGTGGTGTCAATGGTTCTCTACCAACAGATTGGTAACAAATAGCACTGACATCCATGACTATCAATCAGCTCCATGGTATATCAACAATATCTGTGCACATATACTGTA encodes:
- the LOC121553903 gene encoding tetraspanin-1 isoform X1, with product MCVSDLWERIKGQIETCWDKHSSQTSTVITSAQRRKQQTVKMCCSGFLKIMMFIFNGAIFLAGVAILAVGVWVKVDSGSLLGVLDNIEDAPAELGQLANVAYLLIGVGVVLLIMGFLGCCGAMKESRCMLMLFFIIILIIFIAEVAGCILVLVFQPLAKEILEDLSEKVVASIKNDYGNDGSLTSLWNGTMEQFKCCGFRNYTDFDGSPFQGNPIISVYPLTCCKNTATCMEPAAESSEVIGCFNMLLNLIEDNAVIIGAVGLGIAALEIAAMVVSMVLYQQIGNK
- the LOC121553903 gene encoding tetraspanin-1 isoform X2 — its product is MCCSGFLKIMMFIFNGAIFLAGVAILAVGVWVKVDSGSLLGVLDNIEDAPAELGQLANVAYLLIGVGVVLLIMGFLGCCGAMKESRCMLMLFFIIILIIFIAEVAGCILVLVFQPLAKEILEDLSEKVVASIKNDYGNDGSLTSLWNGTMEQFKCCGFRNYTDFDGSPFQGNPIISVYPLTCCKNTATCMEPAAESSEVIGCFNMLLNLIEDNAVIIGAVGLGIAALEIAAMVVSMVLYQQIGNK